One Tetrapisispora phaffii CBS 4417 chromosome 3, complete genome DNA segment encodes these proteins:
- the RIB5 gene encoding riboflavin synthase (similar to Saccharomyces cerevisiae RIB5 (YBR256C); ancestral locus Anc_7.181) has translation MFTGIVEIMGIIDSYKEYDDSAAGGHGISLKIKDASKILGDCHIGDSISVNGICLTVTEFDNDSFKVGISPETVRRTNVGSWKNCQKVNLERAVSVDVRFGGHYVQGHIDTTAKITCIEKEGNSKIFGFKLRDDEYNKFIVEKGFICIDGASLTIIRIDNDGTFYISMIKHTQDIVSMPLKNIGDEVNIEVDLTGKVIEKQITSVLEAEIEKENSIFKAFVEKIVEAKMKEILQK, from the coding sequence aTGTTTACTGGTATAGTCGAAATAATGGGTATTATCGATTCCTATAAGGAATACGATGACAGTGCTGCTGGTGGACATGGTATCTCTTTAAAGATTAAGGATGCTTCGAAGATATTAGGAGATTGTCATATTGGTGATTCAATTTCTGTTAATGGTATTTGTTTGACAGTGACTGAATTTGATAACGATTCATTTAAAGTTGGCATCTCACCAGAGACTGTTAGAAGAACTAATGTCGGCTCTTGGAAGAATTGCCAAAAAGTAAATTTGGAAAGAGCGGTTTCTGTGGATGTACGATTCGGAGGACATTATGTTCAAGGCCATATAGATACAACTGCTAAAATAACATGTATTGAAAAAGAAGGTAACTCTAAGATCTTTGGATTTAAATTAAGGGatgatgaatataataaatttattgttgaAAAAGGGTTCATTTGCATAGATGGTGCTTCATTAACAATTATTAGAATAGACAATGATGGCACTTTTTACATTAGTATGATTAAGCATACTCAAGATATAGTATCGATGcctttgaaaaatattggtGATGAAGTTAACATTGAAGTCGACCTAACTGGTaaagttattgaaaaacaaattaCTAGCGTTTTGGAAGCagaaatagaaaaagaGAATAGTATCTTTAAAGCCtttgttgaaaaaataGTTGAAGCAAAAATGAAGgaaattttacaaaaatag
- the SQT1 gene encoding Sqt1p (similar to Saccharomyces cerevisiae SQT1 (YIR012W); ancestral locus Anc_7.180), with product MESNNPEQLNPEIENAPEEEFIANNEVDQEVVVDDEAHMEEDDENDEEQLDTEENRNREDETIEIDMSNNSISYFDKHTDSIFTVFHHPTLPLVVSGGGDNVANLWTSHSHPPKFAGALTDHTESVISGGFTSDGKYLVTGDMNGKILIHASTKGGAQWKLTSVLQEVEEIIWLKCHTVIPGIFAFGATNGSVWVYQINEVDGSVEPIMSGFVHTEECTMGEFINIDQGENVLELVTCSVNGTVVGWNCYTGQQTFKISQSDTKGVVAPWVSIASAPTNKKNTTPIVAVGSNNGVLAIINCANGSVLHLSTVIELKEDQEELDASIESISWSTDFPLLAIGLVCGDILLYDINTWRVRRKFTLEDSVTRLTFDKTDLFVSCVNGKVYQYDARTGSEKFVCCGHNMGVLDFVLLQGKDNNLRRIITAGDEGVSLIFEVPN from the coding sequence ATGGAATCTAATAACCCAGAACAACTAAATCCGGAGATTGAAAATGCtccagaagaagaatttattGCCAACAATGAAGTTGATCAAGAAGTAGTTGTGGATGACGAAGCTCACAtggaagaagatgatgaaaatgatgaagaacAACTAGATACTGAAGAAAATAGAAATCGTGAAGATGAAACTATTGAAATCGATATGTCAAATAATTCGATAAGTTATTTCGATAAACACACTGACTCTATCTTTACAGTTTTTCATCACCCAACTTTACCATTAGTAGTAAGTGGTGGTGGTGATAACGTAGCAAATCTGTGGACTTCTCATTCTCACCCACCTAAATTTGCTGGTGCTTTAACTGATCACACAGAATCTGTTATCAGTGGTGGTTTTACCAGCGATGGTAAATATTTAGTTACTGGTGACATGAACGGTAAAATTTTAATCCATGCCTCTACTAAAGGTGGTGCTCAATGGAAACTAACAAGTGTTTTACAAGAAGTCGAAGAAATTATTTGGTTGAAATGTCACACTGTGATTCCAGGTATTTTTGCTTTCGGTGCTACAAATGGTTCTGTTTGGGTTTATCAAATTAACGAAGTAGACGGGTCTGTTGAGCCAATCATGTCAGGTTTTGTTCACACTGAAGAATGTACAATGGgtgaatttattaatattgatCAAGGCGAAAACGTTTTGGAATTGGTTACATGTTCTGTTAATGGTACCGTCGTCGGATGGAATTGTTACACTGGTCAACaaactttcaaaatttcaCAATCAGACACTAAAGGTGTAGTGGCCCCATGGGTTTCTATTGCTTCCGCCCCaactaataaaaaaaacactACCCCAATTGTTGCTGTTGGTTCCAATAACGGTGTTCTTGCTATTATCAATTGTGCAAATGGTAGTGTTCTACACTTATCTACagtaattgaattaaagGAAGATCAAGAAGAATTGGATGCATCAATTGAATCCATTTCTTGGTCTACTGACTTCCCATTACTAGCAATTGGTTTAGTGTGTGGTGATATTCTATTATATGATATTAATACATGGAGGGTGAGACGTAAATTCACTTTAGAAGATTCAGTAACTAGATTAACATTCGATAAAACAGACCTGTTTGTATCATGCGTAAATGGTAAAGTTTACCAATATGATGCTAGAACTGGTTCGGAGAAGTTCGTATGTTGTGGTCATAATATGGGTGTCTTGGATTTTGTACTACTTCAAGGCAAAGATAATAACTTAAGAAGAATAATCACTGCTGGTGATGAGGGTGTGTCACTAATATTTGAAGTTCCAAATTAG
- the DSN1 gene encoding MIND complex subunit DSN1 (similar to Saccharomyces cerevisiae DSN1 (YIR010W); ancestral locus Anc_7.175) yields MPKSRSLDLKPIYPLRMETIPLSDKVKELSGSSQSATNVNIFNEGEAHSSENRAKTYESDDSFKFKRHKSNQKSGVPTLGERLDNFQDIQKAKWMENFNSSMPEYQNNRDDTNSDNGVDKRSSQNFKGAHTPSQQPYVPYVYYYPVPSSSYPMLPYNSPQMHENVENPQMRNGASVPMYYAPQPGYYPEQPYMFSQDSNVQNRLMPAPQLFPQYHSMNPNSQLSQKSKDRRKSIADQRGRRVSRIFTQDEHLGIISPHKDVPAQDFYRHIGNSSFGRDLQIRQLFNWCSIRSLHNLEKEADPKYDSDKRNRNGMKNEIRNYDDSKIIAISILKEFVNDLRKDKININWDDTMQDNSDDDYSAIEGDDIDSTFDEHIFDDTEDIIKTGNNAKKEIKKSAKRRSRKDKKEKVKIANIKNIENQRNLNLLDSKIDKYKLEMDNWSDTLKSQDWEAEWDALEKEVELMANDENMMSDAENLPFQIFEDKFFSQIDKLSSHAILLEATTKALSELTMSKTEMLSHEFNKHNSFDKTELNSKALLMELSNALNK; encoded by the coding sequence ATGCCAAAGAGTAGATCATTAGATTTAAAGCCTATCTATCCATTGAGAATGGAGACCATTCCATTATCTGACAAGGTTAAAGAACTCTCTGGTAGTTCTCAAAGTGCAACcaatgtaaatatattcaacgAAGGAGAAGCTCATTCATCTGAAAATAGAGCAAAAACTTATGAATCAGATGATagctttaaatttaaaaggCACAAATCAAATCAGAAGTCTGGAGTACCTACATTAGGGGAAAGGTTAGATAATTTTCAAGATATTCAAAAGGCAAAATGGATGGAGAATTTTAACTCATCTATGCCTGAGtatcaaaataatagaGATGACACTAACAGTGACAATGGAGTTGATAAAAGAAGTTctcaaaattttaaaggAGCACATACTCCTTCACAACAACCATATGTTCCATATGTATACTATTATCCTGTTCCATCTTCATCATATCCAATGCTACCATATAATTCACCTCAAATGCATGAAAATGTTGAGAACCCACAAATGAGAAATGGGGCTTCGGTACCAATGTACTATGCCCCACAGCCTGGTTATTATCCAGAGCAGCCTTATATGTTTTCTCAGGATTCAAATGTTCAGAACAGATTGATGCCAGCACCTCAACTATTTCCACAGTACCATTCGATGAATCCAAATTCACAACTATCACAAAAATCTAAGGATAGAAGGAAATCCATAGCTGATCAAAGAGGCAGGCGTGTCTCAAGAATCTTTACGCAAGATGAACATTTAGGAATTATATCTCCGCATAAGGATGTACCTGCACAGGATTTTTACAGGCATATAGgaaattcatcatttgGTAGAGATTTACAAATACGACAACTTTTCAATTGGTGTTCAATAAGGTCTTTACataatttagaaaaagaagcTGATCCAAAGTATGATTCTGAtaaaagaaacagaaatggaatgaaaaatgaaatcaGAAATTATGACGATTCAAAGATTATCGCCATATCAATTTTGAAGGAATTTGTGAATGATCTCagaaaagataaaataaatataaactGGGACGATACTATGCAGGATAATTCTGATGATGATTACTCCGCTATTGAAGGAGACGACATTGATTCAACTTTTGATGAACACATTTTCGATGATACCGAAGATATCATTAAAACAGGTAATAAtgcaaaaaaagaaatcaaaaaatcaGCCAAGAGAAGAAGCAGGAAAGataaaaaggaaaaagTAAAGATagcaaatattaaaaatatagaaaaccaaagaaatttaaatttattagactcaaaaattgataagTATAAACTGGAAATGGACAATTGGTCTGATACATTAAAATCGCAAGACTGGGAAGCAGAGTGGGATGCATTAGAAAAGGAGGTTGAATTAATGGctaatgatgaaaatatgaTGAGTGATGCTGAGAATCTTccatttcaaatattcgAGGATAAGTTCTTTTCACAAATTGATAAGTTATCATCACACGCTATTTTACTTGAAGCAACAACAAAAGCTCTTTCGGAGCTAACAATGAGCAAAACTGAAATGTTATCACATGAATTCAATAAGCataattcttttgataaaacTGAACTCAACTCCAAAGCATTATTAATGGAATTGAGCAATGCATTAAACAAGTGA
- the SRB6 gene encoding Srb6p (similar to Saccharomyces cerevisiae SRB6 (YBR253W); ancestral locus Anc_7.174), producing MSNQVLYERLGQSTELISTKLIELIKYSSVDETLEENEDKFQENSKITSATTSILMVNNQTTQLIKGIQDLLVLSRTIREKWLLNQIPEETTEQEGIDKQELDNLKELLKKTMNEIVGQE from the coding sequence ATGAGTAACCAAGTTTTATATGAAAGATTAGGACAATCAACTGAACTGATTTCAactaaattaattgaattgattAAATATTCCTCGGTCGATGAAACACTAGAAGAAAATGAGGATAAATTTCAAGAGAACTCAAAAATTACATCGGCTACAACAAGTATCCTTATGGTTAATAATCAAACAACTCAGTTAATCAAAGGTATTCAAGATTTATTGGTGCTAAGTAGAACGATAAGAGAAAAATGGTTATTAAACCAGATTCCTGAAGAAACAACAGAACAAGAAGGAATTGACAAGCAAGAGCTGGATAACTTgaaagaattattgaaaaaaactATGAACGAAATTGTAGGACAAGAATAA
- the TPHA0C01510 gene encoding HMG-box domain-containing protein (ancestral locus Anc_7.169), giving the protein METNMNLPPIRDLLFTTTEPLTSFTERQTSNPTLQQNGIHHQMAYSSNYGMSPRYLNPSYNSTLMDPTYKILIPPLTSPEIHAFNPSSTPFVRSYSSLSSGFSEASLLKLRQSSISGQANIKKDYVTTKQTYEMEPLSIQRPLIKSSMEFSSFPNKNEGLPSPLLDNSQLSVKLETPLVESPKKSDTLNKSNQLDHLNSVLLKRCRCRNYTKAGKHIPRPRNAFILFRQQMHGEMFGKYKNLLVSHGSFKTNSIISKEIGQKWRALSDKEKERWHELAKKEKEEHKLKYTDYKYIPRRTETFKNATITENFPSVEFNNYKNKIKSKVDELGNIKTNDNDKGRDRKLEEGRELCEYCTLRKKDLVSNNNINASKKKKVIKKSQIKEVKTIEEIQA; this is encoded by the coding sequence ATGGAAACAAATATGAATTTACCTCCCATAAGAGATCTATTGTTTACAACGACAGAGCCGTTGACGTCATTTACGGAAAGGCAGACTTCGAACCCTACATTACAACAAAATGGTATTCATCATCAAATGGCATATAGTTCGAACTACGGCATGAGTCCCAGATATCTAAACCCTAGTTACAATTCAACACTCATGGATCCtacatataaaattttaatcCCACCACTTACATCACCAGAAATACATGCATTTAACCCAAGTAGTACACCATTTGTTAGATCGTACTCTAGTCTATCGTCAGGTTTCTCAGAGGCGTCTCTTTTAAAACTTCGTCAAAGTTCAATATCTGGTCAAGCAAACATTAAGAAAGATTATGTCACCACAAAACAAACTTATGAAATGGAACCTTTGAGTATACAAAGACCGCTAATTAAAAGTTCAATGGAATTCAGTAGTTTtccaaataaaaatgaaggTCTTCCCTCCCCTCTATTAGATAATAGTCAACTTTCTGTTAAGCTAGAAACCCCATTAGTAGAATCACCAAAAAAAAGTGACACTCTGAATAAATCTAATCAACTTGATCATCTAAATTcagttttattaaaacGTTGCAGATGTAGGAACTACACAAAGGCTGGAAAACACATTCCAAGGCCTAGAAATgcttttatattatttaggCAACAAATGCATGGCGAAATGTTtggtaaatataaaaatttgttaGTGTCTCATGGATCATTCAAGACAAATTCTATAATTTCTAAAGAAATTGGTCAAAAATGGAGAGCGTTATCTGATAAAGAGAAGGAACGTTGGCATGAATTGGCGAAAAAGGAAAAGGAGGAGcataaattgaaatataccgattataaatatattccaAGAAGGACAGAGACATTTAAAAATGCGACAATAACAGAAAATTTCCCCTCTGTTGAATTCAATAactacaaaaataaaataaagtcAAAGGTTGATGAATTAGGTAACATCAAAACTAACGATAATGATAAGGGTAGAGATAGAAAACTGGAAGAAGGAAGAGAATTATGCGAGTATTGCACTTTACGAAAGAAAGATCTTGtgtcaaataataatatcaatgcttccaagaaaaagaaagtaaTCAAAAAATCTCAAATAAAAGAAGTGAAAACAATCGAAGAAATTCAAGCGTAA